The Hypomesus transpacificus isolate Combined female chromosome 2, fHypTra1, whole genome shotgun sequence genome window below encodes:
- the LOC124483203 gene encoding tubulin polymerization-promoting protein isoform X1 codes for MGATGSTKKQRKSPIPSSVEGETNYTGMAADPKDNMPEFKVQTAKHPNMSSAPLRPPSEQSKDRAAKRLSSESNGTSEGGAGASTPVELTALEESFRRFAIHGDTRATGKEMHGKNWSKLCKDCGVIDGKNVTLTDVDIVFSKVKKKSCRTITFDEFKAALGELARKKYKEKTGEEAEGEVFKVIEGKSPKIAGVTRAVASPTVSRLTDPTKFTGSHKERFDETGRGKGKAGRVEVVDTSGYVSGYKHAGSYEKKITKPPLGKPM; via the exons ATGGGAGCAACTGGAAG CACAAAGAAACAACGTAAATCACCTATTCCAAGCAGTGTAGAGGGGGAAACCAACTACACAGGCATGGCAGCCGACCCAAA AGACAACATGCCAGAGTTTAAAGTCCAGACGGCCAAGCATCCCAACATGAGCTCAGCTCCCCTCAGGCCGCCCAGTGAACAGTCCAAGGACCGGGCAGCCAAAAGGCTGTCCTCGGAGTCCAACGGCACCAGCGAGGGTGGGGCGGGTGCGTCCACGCCCGTGGAGCTCACGGCGCTTGAGGAGTCGTTTAGACGCTTCGCCATCCACGGTGACACGCGCGCCACAGGGAAGGAGATGCACGGCAAGAACTGGTCCAAGCTGTGCAAGGACTGCGGCGTCATCGACGGCAAGAACGTCACCCTCACAGACGTGGACATCGTTTTCAGCAAAGTCAA GAAGAAATCCTGCCGTACCATCACATTTGACGAGTTCAAGGCAGCACTTGGTGAGCTGGCCAGGAAGAAGTACAAAGAGAAAacaggggaggaggcagagggagaggtctTCAAGGTGATTGAGGGTAAATCACCGAAAATTGCAGGAGTGACG AGAGCTGTGGCCTCCCCGACAGTGTCTCGTCTCACAGACCCCACCAAGTTCACAGGGTCACACAAGGAGCGCTTTGACGAGACCGGTCGAGGGAAGGGTAAGGCCGGGCGTGTGGAAGTGGTGGACACATCCGGATATGTCTCGGGATACAAACACGCAGGGTCATATGAGAAGAAAATCACCAAACCCCCCCTAGGTAAACCCATGTGA
- the LOC124483203 gene encoding tubulin polymerization-promoting protein isoform X2, producing MAADPKDNMPEFKVQTAKHPNMSSAPLRPPSEQSKDRAAKRLSSESNGTSEGGAGASTPVELTALEESFRRFAIHGDTRATGKEMHGKNWSKLCKDCGVIDGKNVTLTDVDIVFSKVKKKSCRTITFDEFKAALGELARKKYKEKTGEEAEGEVFKVIEGKSPKIAGVTRAVASPTVSRLTDPTKFTGSHKERFDETGRGKGKAGRVEVVDTSGYVSGYKHAGSYEKKITKPPLGKPM from the exons ATGGCAGCCGACCCAAA AGACAACATGCCAGAGTTTAAAGTCCAGACGGCCAAGCATCCCAACATGAGCTCAGCTCCCCTCAGGCCGCCCAGTGAACAGTCCAAGGACCGGGCAGCCAAAAGGCTGTCCTCGGAGTCCAACGGCACCAGCGAGGGTGGGGCGGGTGCGTCCACGCCCGTGGAGCTCACGGCGCTTGAGGAGTCGTTTAGACGCTTCGCCATCCACGGTGACACGCGCGCCACAGGGAAGGAGATGCACGGCAAGAACTGGTCCAAGCTGTGCAAGGACTGCGGCGTCATCGACGGCAAGAACGTCACCCTCACAGACGTGGACATCGTTTTCAGCAAAGTCAA GAAGAAATCCTGCCGTACCATCACATTTGACGAGTTCAAGGCAGCACTTGGTGAGCTGGCCAGGAAGAAGTACAAAGAGAAAacaggggaggaggcagagggagaggtctTCAAGGTGATTGAGGGTAAATCACCGAAAATTGCAGGAGTGACG AGAGCTGTGGCCTCCCCGACAGTGTCTCGTCTCACAGACCCCACCAAGTTCACAGGGTCACACAAGGAGCGCTTTGACGAGACCGGTCGAGGGAAGGGTAAGGCCGGGCGTGTGGAAGTGGTGGACACATCCGGATATGTCTCGGGATACAAACACGCAGGGTCATATGAGAAGAAAATCACCAAACCCCCCCTAGGTAAACCCATGTGA